In the Deltaproteobacteria bacterium genome, one interval contains:
- a CDS encoding cold-shock protein, with amino-acid sequence MPEGRVKWFNENKGFGFIEVDGQDKDVFIHHSAISMAGFRTLEEGQRVSFDIEQGKKGPAAVNVTAL; translated from the coding sequence ATGCCAGAAGGACGTGTAAAGTGGTTCAATGAGAACAAAGGTTTTGGCTTTATTGAGGTGGACGGTCAGGATAAAGATGTTTTTATCCACCATTCAGCCATCAGTATGGCGGGATTTAGAACCTTGGAAGAAGGCCAGCGGGTAAGCTTTGATATCGAGCAGGGCAAAAAAGGCCCGGCCGCCGTCAATGTAACGGCCCTGTAG